The Agelaius phoeniceus isolate bAgePho1 chromosome Z, bAgePho1.hap1, whole genome shotgun sequence genomic interval TGCCCAAGCCACCTGCCTCTACCCACTTGGCATTTAGCTTTAATAGACCTAGAATGAGCTTCAACAGGGTGGGGCTGCTCAACAAGAAGCAAAGGAGCACATGATGCATGTACGGCCTCTTCGCTTCCTTCTAACATTTGAGTGTTTGATTCCTGTTTACTTTGATTTGAAATGGAAAAGTGAACATAGAAGCAACATCTATTTTACTAAATTAAATATGCCTGGCACTGGTCTCTTGCCCCAAGGCCAGTTGGCCTGGGAAAACCCACTGGGATGTTTTTGAACTCTGCTGCCCTACCAAACAGGGTGGTCCCATCTAACTGCCATTGGGAACGCCTGTCCTAACTCCCAAACTGGCCGTGGGAACTGCCTGGGAGAGTGCCCAGGCCAAAACTGGGTCAGACATTATTCTGACAATTCAACAGCACTGGCGGTAGAGTCCGAGTGCGTGCTAATATTTTTTGACCCTGATTATGCCTCTGATGTAGTCACTCCCAGATCTGTTTTGCTATAGATGCAATAGAGTTCTTTACATATACAACAATACACAGGTAGATGTGAGCAGAAATCTAAATACCTGCTTTGTTACAATTTGACAGTAAAGCCCTCTCCAAATTAAGGTGCAAGGGTCCAGTTCAAGCATACCAACTTTATTTTGTAGCATTAAGTGTgtacagaaatgagaaaaaaggtGAATGAGAGAGGGAGAAGGATTAAGATAGCACAAGCAGGACATGGTCACCATCTGACCATCCCAGGGGAAATTCCTTCTCTGGCTCCCACAGGTAAAGGATACAGTTTAACATTAGACAGCTCCGTGTCCGCTGGGCAGGGAAAGCAATGTCCCTCAGGGAGAGACACAGTCCTTGCCCACGGGAACAGCAATGTCCCTCAGGGAGGCAGCTTCTGTCACTAAAAGTTTTGTCAAGCTCCCTCAAAGGGAGACAACGGCCCTCCACGAGGCGAGAAGAGCAATCAAAGTTTGGTATTGTTTGTTTAATGGCACTTTCGTTCCTCTGAACAATGATGTTAAAGTCTTCTGTGCAACTTAAGGAGCAAAGAAGACCAAATGCTGGTTCAACGCTGCTTCTATGAAGTCTACTTGTAAACCAAAAAGATCAAAGCTCACAGACTAATCCACAAGGGAGCCAAACTCTTTTCCAGCATCCCTGTGTGATGTACTGCTTTCCTTGTGCCTAACTTATCCTGCCATAACATTTACCTATGCTTATGTGCAGACATCCTTAGGTAGCTGACTCCAGACCTTATCCTGTGATTCATCACCTATAATGCACCAGTAACATACAAAATCAGAGTTCACCTTGTCTTGACCTGCAGGTGGGACATAAATAAGCAATACAGCAGCAACACCGTCCTTTTGCCATTGAAGGGCTGCAAATACCTTGCAAGTAGCTATAAGGAGACAGATGTGGAACCAGCAGCCTTCCTCCCCAAGAACACCCTCAGAGAATCCAGAGAGCACAGCttggagcacagagctgctgagtgGGAACTGCTCCCTCCTGACATCTGCCTTGGGACTCCTTTTTCCACAGCTCACCATCAGCTCATGCCCCTGTGTTTAGGCCTTGCAGAAATTAATTGATTACTGAATCCCAGTTCAGGAAAAAGGCAGCAAGTGCATAAGAGAGTTTggtgagtttaaaaaaaatattattaaaatattaatgtcTGTATTTatgtagtttttaaaaatattttgtatgtaTGTGATGCACTACATACACCAAAGATGAAAAAGTTGTCCATAGATCAAATGTCTCATGGCTAAAAACATCTTTCTGATGACAAACCTAAGTTGACAACTCTGTTAATAGGATTAGGTTCATTAAGGGTCTACTTTCTCTTATAAATCTGGCCTAGATAGCATAGAGCTTTAGATTTTACATGGCAAAGGGGGGCCCTGCTTAGTCCTGAATTTCATGCTTTTACTTAAAGTGCTTGCTAGTGATTGATACTGGTAATATTCAGTGTTTCTAGACCATATTAGGCTACCTGAAATTACTttcaattttcaaaatatttaatgcaTTATCACAAGCCTGAGAGCATTTGCTGCCAGTGTGTTGTATTACAGCACTGAATTGTTTTTCAGGGACACATTAGCATGCATGTAGtagtttcattttcttcctgctATAACATGTTTTCATAAGGGCTGATGAAAACCAAGAAATGCTATATAGGGAGAAACAAATGCAGGAAAATGTGTCCTGCAATATTGTTTTCTGGCTTAGAGCTACTCTCCAACCTTGGAGACGAATCTTCTATTGTTATTACTGAAATATGGCCTTGGAGAGCACTTGGTACATGCCAAAGCCAAGATCCTACTGGAGATGGGTCAGAACACCACTGCATACTTGTGTGTCTGTGAGGGGCTCAGCCAAGGGGGACTGGTGACCTGGACACCGTCTCCAGCTGTGAAAAGCTCTACAAGTGGGAGAATTTGAAAACCAGAGACACCCAGCTCCACTGATGTTTAGCTGAGACCTGGACACTCGAGTATCCTGGAGCTTTCCAAAGCAGCCCTCTTGGAGCTGCAAGCTCTGGCAGGACGCTGGGTAAATGCTGttcaggagctgtggcagcctaTGCCTCCGAAAGGAAAGCAAGGCCTAATGATATTTTACTCCTCAGCTGCTAATTAAAATGCTGGTGTTTAGAGACTTAGACCTCCAATCCAATCAATCACTTAAAATCTTGGACTTAATTTTTTTGCATAATTAATCTTTCTGTAATTAAACTCACCCTCAGGGTATGTTGTCCAGCTAGAGCACCAGAGGAACCAGGCTTTTACGGGTGGAATACATCTTACCTGAGTTCAGATGTCACCTGGCTTCCCTCTGGAATAGACACAGCCACTGGGGGGTGACCCAAGTCCACCCTGAATGCTTATTTAAAAGTTTGGCTAGATGAGGCTACAGGTGCTGGTTTCTTCCTGTTGATGATGAGTCCCTAAATGACTTGTTTGGATTAAGCACTACATTTTTTAGCAGCCAAATTTACAGGAGAGAGATTCTTTACCTTCCTCCATTTTAATTAATCAAAAAGCATGGGAAAGTACTGATCAGAAAATGAGTGGTAATGActcagagctggcaggtgaGTAATACAAATAAACTTTCAAATTGCTAAGAAGCACATATCCTTGAGGGGTATAAATGAAATATGCCAACATCTTCCCAGTAGTGACAGATCAGAGCAAATGTGTGATCCAAACCCCTGGGAAGAGTACTCTGTCCTGTATTACGTCTCTGCTGCCCACGGCAGAAGCCTACAAAATAacacagtaattaaaaaaaattatttgaaatatgTTGCTTGAAGATTTTACTTTCaatattttggttttcctgGAAATAATTGACAGTGCCAAGATCACTAAAGGAAAAGGAGTGGGCAGTTTAAAATTGGTTGAAATTTGGCCTCTGGACTAGATGAGCTCATGAGCTACAGGCTTACCTTGGGCAGTCTGTACTTTTCTCTCAGGTgaaccctcagaacagctcGCTCTGCTTTTTTCTGCGCAAATGCTGCATCTCTTTCCATCctggaaatcagaaaaaatgttCCTTCAAGATGCTAATAAAAACAATCTTTTGAACTAAACCAGTTGCTTGGCTGCAAAAAGCTACGCATGGGAGTTATTGCCCAAGATAAGTAACTTGTCCAAAGGCAGAAAAGGAGCAATAGCAATAAAGTGATGCCAAGGGGCCACACTTCCTGTGCTTCTGTTACCTGTGAATTTTCCTGGTCTTTCTTTGTGCATTATTTGTTTCATAAGGGCAATGAATTCTGAAGCTTCCTTGTATGGAAGAGCACTGACTTAATCAGtgattttataaaatttttCTTAGATTTAAGAACTGGtctgcaccttttttttttttttttttttttttttttttttttttttagattacGTACGCATTTATTTGCGAAATGTGTCTCCTCAAAGATTTTTGGTAACATGTTTCAGTATAGGTATTTTGGCACATAAAAGCTACTtccaaattaaatattaatgagTGTTTGGATTTTTCTCCCTCTAAGAACAAAACCGCCACAAACAAATCTAAAATCTGAGAAGTTCCCAAAGCCTGGTTGGTTACCGGTGCTAAACTGCCTGAGCACAAGTTCAGCAGGGCATATTTACTCATTTGGTCTCCACTCCCACACAGCTGAGCACTGGGGCCCTGAAACAGGAGCATGCTCTGCCCATGTCAGAGCTTTCTGACACAGCACCACATCTCATCCAGAGATGATCTTTTCTCTTAGAGTTTCTAACTGTCCTGTGGGGGtattcctgctctgcttcctcGGTGCAGCTCGGCAGGGAAAGGACACGTGCCCCACTTAAAAACAGTACAGAAGTAATTCTTTTCCCAGGCATTTCCCTATCCCAGGAATCCTGTGTTTCTTTGTAGTCTCCCTGAAGCAGCTTCCTGCCAGCAGGTGGTCATTTCTCTTTTAGATATCACTTGACAAAAGACAGAGCAAAACATTCTGTGCCTTTTTTCCAGACCAAATGAGACCTCTTTAGGGCTTCCTGATTGAAATGTCTGATGCTAAATACAGACCTGGATACCTCAAATTCCATCAGTCATTAACCTGGCACCTATAATCATCTTACAAGAAGGATTTACACAACCATTATGTAATTGACCATTAGAGGAACAGATGCATTTGAGATTTAAAAGTCAATCGTTTTATTTATAATTATGCATGGTTTGAACTCCTACACACCCCAAGTCTTCCATTTTACTTGTTTTCATAAACACAGGAAGTGATAAAGATTGTCTTTACAGACAAAATTGAGACTTAATTGGTTTTAAAGTTCTGCTTTATTTAGtagattttaggaaaaaaaaccttaaacCTTTGCTCAAGATAAGAGAGCACTCAGTACTTTTTCAGGTCTGCCACAATAAATGTGGACAATGAAATATTACATATTGAAAGTGTACTCCATGTGGAGTTCTAGAACAAATCATACACATTAGAGAATTAAATCCTGCACTACAAGCATCTTGGAAAATGTTTCTAGATAAAGTAACATCACCTAGGAATGAGTCCAGCATATCAAGCTGTGGATGGACATAGCAGGAAAGCATAGGAGAGAGTTACAAgagggggggcagggggggggCGGGAAGAGGGAATGTAATATTTTACCATTTCCAGCTGAGGAACTTTTATTTTGGAAAGTCTTTCTAGCAGAGATTCatctactttttaaaaaaatagtgaaGAGCAGCATGTTAGGCTTTTTCTTGGGTTATTTTCATTTGCACAAAGTTACCAAGAATCACCCCCGTATTCATAATAAGGGAACAGGTACTCACTTCTCTTCAACCATTTGCTTTTGATATTCCTCATACTCCTCTCTGGtcattcctgcagctgctgctggatcaGAAGGAGTGCTTTCTTCTTTGCTTTCGTCCCCTCCACCTCCAAGTCCCAAATTCTTTACCTGGTTGCTCAACATACTTTTCATTAGAAAGGCCATCTtctcaaaaaaaggaaaaaaagcaaaaaaaaaaaaaaaaaaaaaaaaaaaaaccaaaacaaacaaaacaaaacaaaaaaggagcTATAAGAAAACAACTCCAAGAAAGccaaacagaaaatgttttcaaacaCAACAGTTGTAAGCGAGAGAGTTTCTACGGCCACATCAGCTCTTCAAGGGCACAATGCTAGTGAAACGTGAATGCCAAAACCAGTTTGTCAGCCATAATCTGGATTAAAGAAAGAACTCCTTAATATATAGAGGCAGATGGTTCAGAttactcaaaaaaaaatcattagatGCAACTACCTACTTTTTCTATTAATACTTTAAGCTAATtgtacacatacacacacaaaaatcaaTTGTAGTGTGCAATAGCATTTTGACATCTTCAGTCTTGAAGTTTGATCTCACTTTCACAGAGATCACAACATTCCCTGGATCTGAAGTTAAAACCCGTTTGACTCAATAGCCATAATAAAACAGCAAAATTCAGGCTACTGAGCAGAAACCCCTCAGATTTG includes:
- the LOC129133044 gene encoding complexin-4 is translated as MAFLMKSMLSNQVKNLGLGGGGDESKEESTPSDPAAAAGMTREEYEEYQKQMVEEKMERDAAFAQKKAERAVLRVHLREKYRLPKSELDENQIQMAGDDVGLPEDLQKMVAEDQEEEEDKDSILGQLQNIQNMDMDAIKEKAQATFTEMKQAAEQKCSMM